Genomic DNA from Candidatus Nitrosopumilus koreensis AR1:
CCTCTACCTATTCTAACATAGAAGTGGTGGCAGTCAATGATGGTAGTACCGATAAGAGTTTAAACAAATTACGTAAACTTGAAAAAAAATACCCTAAACTACGAGTATTGAACAAAAAGAATGAAGGTAAAAGAAAAGCAATTGCTGATGGCTTTAAAATCTCTAAAGGGGATTATTTTGTTCTAATTGATTCTGATAGTATTATTGATAAATACGCCATTGAAGAATTTGATAAAGCATTTGCAAAAGATTCCAAAGTGGGTTCACTGGTAGGACATGCAAAAGTTTGGAACGCTGAAAAGAATCTCTTAACCCGATTTCAAGATGTATGGTATGATTATTTCTTTAACATACGAAAGACAACTGAAAGTACATTTGGCACTGTTTTATGCTGTTCGGGTTGCTTGGCAGCATATAGACGAGAAGCTTTGGCACCATTTATCCCATTTTGGGAAAAATCAAAAATCCACTATGGTGATGACCGAGAACTTACATCATATGTCATTGCCCCTAAATGGGCAAAATCTGAAATTGAAAACCTGTATGTTGATAATAATGGAAATTCTCTTTCTACATTGACTCAGAAAACGATGAAGGCGATGTCTGAATATGATGATGCAGAGGACAGAGCCTTAACTGCCCAATCTCTTTTCAACTGGAAATCACAATATGTCGCAAGCTCCGTGGTTTATACCGATGTTCCTGAAAAATGGAATATTTTTATCAAACAACAAAAACGATGGAAAAAAGGTACCACTAGAGTTAATTTCTTTGTAAGCACCTTCTTTTGGAAACGCAATCCGTTGATTGCATTGATCTTTTACCTTGATTTCATGTCCATGTTTTCAACCCCATTGATCATGGTTACACTATTTGCATACGTACCAATAATATTGCAAGATTGGACACTTCCACTAATCTATCTACTGGGAATGATTCTGCCTGGATTGTCGCATGGAAGTGACTATAAATTCAGAGATACAAAGTCCAAAAACTGGAAATTTAAACCATGTATGGATCTGGTTACGACATTTGTTACCTCTTGGTTAATATTTCCTGCACTTTGGAGCTTTAAGAAAAATGAATGGTTGACAAGATGATCGACAAAAAATTATTTTTATTATTTGTTGGTGTGTTGTTGATTCCCAGCTTGGCCTCTGATGTGTTTGCTGAAAACACTGCGCTTCAAATCGAACTAACATATCCTAACGGTGACAGGGTCTCACTTGGCAACACTAACCTTGTAATTGAATCTCAAGATGATTCAATACATCAGGAATTGATAGGAACGTCATCTGAACCATATTTTACCACTGAACTGCCAGTTGATTCCAGATATGAAATTCTAGTATATGTCAACGATATGCTGGCAGGAACAAAGTATCTTTCATTAGATGATAAAACAGAACACCTAATCAAAATTCCAATAAATCCTTCTGTTGGGATGAAGTTTATTGCATATTATGAAGATGGCAAAACTCCCATTGAAGGTGCTCTCTTGGAATTATATTCTCATAATGGAAACTTGATCAAATCTGCAAAAACAGATGCTGAAGGTAAAACCCTCAGATTTTGGGTATCTTCAACTATTGCCACAGGTGATCATTATAGAGTAAAGATTTCAATCTCAGATGATCTAGTCTATGAATCCACAGAAATACGTCTTGGTTCGGGAAGCTCAGATTTTGACATTGTTACAAATTGGCCTGCTGTAGTTGATTTTATCAAAATAAACAGTAACTTGGAAAATTACCCCAATCATTCTTATGAAAAAAATGTTGTTGCTCGAGTTTTTAATGAACAACTAGAAAAATCAGCAACATTTGTTCGTGATTCAGCTCACATCACTGAACTACAAGTAGGCAAATATCAAGTATGGGTATTTGAGAAAAACAACCCTTCACATTTGCTTGCCAATCAAACCATCATAGTTGATGACAACTCTGGTCAGTATGATGTTTCTGTCTTGAACTCTTTGCCTGAATCAAATGTTGTATCCGAACCATCATTACAAGTCAATTCCAATCCTGATAAATCAGAATTTTTAAATGATTTTTCAAATCTGTCTTGGACAAAACAATCTTCTTC
This window encodes:
- a CDS encoding glycosyltransferase family 2 protein, with the translated sequence MSELVQIPNKTNQKVTSDGKIHVEQKGWLVRIPTLIGILCTMFYTAYLGIEFGQPLIVFSVILPLHSFLILLVGWFFYKNPAHHSKIDNALISVIVPVYNQQNMIDKVLDAIFASTYSNIEVVAVNDGSTDKSLNKLRKLEKKYPKLRVLNKKNEGKRKAIADGFKISKGDYFVLIDSDSIIDKYAIEEFDKAFAKDSKVGSLVGHAKVWNAEKNLLTRFQDVWYDYFFNIRKTTESTFGTVLCCSGCLAAYRREALAPFIPFWEKSKIHYGDDRELTSYVIAPKWAKSEIENLYVDNNGNSLSTLTQKTMKAMSEYDDAEDRALTAQSLFNWKSQYVASSVVYTDVPEKWNIFIKQQKRWKKGTTRVNFFVSTFFWKRNPLIALIFYLDFMSMFSTPLIMVTLFAYVPIILQDWTLPLIYLLGMILPGLSHGSDYKFRDTKSKNWKFKPCMDLVTTFVTSWLIFPALWSFKKNEWLTR